The Euleptes europaea isolate rEulEur1 chromosome 19, rEulEur1.hap1, whole genome shotgun sequence genome includes a window with the following:
- the PPCS gene encoding phosphopantothenate--cysteine ligase yields the protein MAELPPEARAEAEAERRVRAWAEAQRARGKRVALVTSGGTQVPLEARAVRFLENFSSGRRGAASAERLVGAGYGVCFLHRARSTFPWARALPPHGPALLDALRVDAGPAPGVRADVGALPGLVPALQAYRRAKDEDALLVVEFTGLVEYLSLLRAAARALAPLGSSAMFYLAAAVSDFYIPASEMPEHKIQSVDGPLQITMKIVPKMLSPLVKEWAPEAFVISFKLETNPSILVDKSRQALEKYRHQVVIANMLDSYRTSVLVVTRDSEMQLSLSDEELTRGMEIEEKIVSHLKSRHTAFMEK from the exons ATGGCGGAGCTGCCGCCCGAGGCGCGGGCCGAGGCGGAGGCCGAGCGGCGCGTGCGGGCCTGGGCGGAGGCGCAGCGGGCGCGGGGGAAGCGCGTGGCGCTGGTGACGTCGGGCGGGACGCAGGTGCCGCTGGAGGCGCGCGCCGTGCGCTTCCTGGAGAACTTCAGCAGCGGGCGGCGCGGGGCGGCCTCGGCCGAGCGGCTGGTGGGGGCCGGCTACGGCGTCTGCTTCCTGCACCGCGCGCGCTCCACCTTCCCCTGGGCGCGCGCCTTGCCCCCCCACGGGCCCGCGCTCCTGGACGCCCTGCGCGTGGACGCCGGCCCCGCCCCCGGCGTCCGCGCCGACGTGGGCGCGCTCCCGGGGCTCGTGCCCGCCCTCCAGGCCTACCGGCGCGCCAAGGACGAAGACGCCCTCTTGGTCGTCGAGTTCACCGGCCTGGTCGAGTACCTGTCGCTGCTGAGGGCTGCTGCCCGGGCCCTGGCGCCGCTGG GTTCCAGTGCCATGTTCTACTTGGCAGCTGCCGTGTCGGACTTCTACATCCCTGCTTCGGAGATGCCAGAACACAAGATCCAGTCTGTAGATGGACCTCTCCAG ATCACGATGAAGATTGTACCGAAAATGCTCTCCCCTCTGGTGAAGGAATGGGCTCCCGAAGCGTTTGTGATTTCCTTCAAGTTGGAAACCAATCCTTCCATTCTGGTTGACAAATCTCGGCAGGCTTTGGAGAAGTACCGCCACCAGGTGGTGATAGCAAACATGCTCGACTCCTACAGGACCTCCGTGCTCGTGGTCACCAGGGATTCAGAGATGCAGCTGTCGCTGTCTGATGAGGAACTGACCCGCGGCATGGAAATCGAGGAGAAAATTGTGAGCCACCTTAAGTCTCGGCATACAGCTTTCATGGAGAAGTAG
- the ZMYND12 gene encoding zinc finger MYND domain-containing protein 12, protein MQTERVWPLALPRGRKVFCELCRAPATVRCGGCCVTFYCEVEHQNADWVSVHEKICQLLIPLRTTSPFYDSEEKRQHGQVQKISREKFLAELTHSVAQKFLYEGKHEDAIPAALHSLKFAVSVHGLNSGELVPAYLMLAEASLGLGHLSQAEEYLSQARWSVLKTSQCSPAIQSKLHRNLGLLFAAKGNFDESLYNLANDIFFASCAFGTNDVAVSGGYFHMANVFFRQNRMDIADSLYTEVTEMWFNHFIRFIDHQFQSLLSPSEINMLPEEETTVGDLLDEGQQAEATQMLNTILDIREQASKPQLAKTAKVVFTLAMFHYLILDMPKAHELAKKTLQITKTVPVEELEDSLHRLVKLLKSKPFYAK, encoded by the exons ATGCAGACGGAGCGGGTCTGGCCCCTGGCGCTGCCTCGCGGGCGGAAGGTCTTTTGCGAGTTGTGCCGAGCGCCGGCCACGGTGCGTTGCGGTGGCTGCTGCGTCACTTTCTACTG TGAAGTAGAGCATCAAAATGCTGACTGGGTCAGCGTTCACGAGAAGATATGCCAACTCCTCATTCCATTGCGTACCACGTCGCCTTTTTATGATTCTGAGGAAAAGAGACAGCATGGGCAAGTACAGAAGATCAGCAGAGAG AAGTTCCTAGCCGAACTGACTCACAGCGTGGCCCAGAAGTTCCTGTACGAAGGCAAGCACGAAGATGCCATCCCGGCAGCGCTGCATTCTCTGAAGTTCGCCGTCAGCGTGCATGGTTTGAATTCTGGCGAACTGGTGCCGGCTTACCTCATGTTAGCAGAGGCGAGCCTGG GCCTGGGACATCTCTCCCAAGCAGAGGAGTACCTCTCCCAAGCTCGGTGGAGCGTCCTCAAGACATCTCAGTGCAGCCCCGCCATTCAGTCCAAGCTGCATCGTAACCTGGGGCTCCTCTTTGCggccaaagggaactttgacgAGTCTTTGTACAACCTGGCAAATGAC ATTTTCTTCGCTAGTTGTGCCTTTGGAACAAATGACGTCGCCGTGTCGGGAGGGTATTTCCACATGGCCAATGTTTTCTTCCGGCAGAACAGAATGGACATCGCTGACTCCCTGTACACCGAG GTTACGGAAATGTGGTTCAATCACTTCATCCGGTTTATCGACCACCAGTTCCAGTCGCTCTTGAGTCCATCTGAGATCAATATGTTGCCTGAGGAGGAGACCACCGTAGGAGACCTTCTTG ATGAAGGCCAGCAAGCCGAAGCCACACAGATGCTGAACACCATCTTGGATATCCGAGAGCAAGCATCCAAGCCGCAGCTGGCTAAAACAGCAAAGGTGGTCTTCACTCTGGCCATGTTCCATTACCTGATCCTTGATATGCCAAAG GCTCACGAACTGgcaaagaagactctgcaaaTCACCAAGACAGTCCCGGTCGAGGAGCTGGAAGACTCTCTTCACCGCTTGGTCAAACTGCTCAAATCGAAGCCTTTCTACGCAAAATAG